A genomic segment from Chitinophaga niabensis encodes:
- a CDS encoding FecR family protein, translating into MTQHIHEEKQSGENDPLEASVKQISRSAGNEVFPEDEKAALWDRIKNDFTLEQPRYRRIGWKAVAAAAAVLIAATWWLLPDKAQKEESGILQFAKQQHISDTTTETRLMLGNNRQMTVNGTNATLKYNQQGVLVNNTQQVDQEHNGEQYNTLIVPYGRRAHITLEDGTVAWLNAGSRMIYPVAFDGLKREVFLEGEAYFDVSQKAGVPFFVYTNNLRTTVLGTGFNVSAYADDAEQSVVLVTGNVKVKANSSDKEQLLSPGEKAGFNGLQLSKQIVNTLEYTSWKDGKLQFEHAPLNHIIKRLGRYFNIRITLQANEQATFSGDLDLADDVETVLDAVSVSTGLTYKRTEEGFIFKK; encoded by the coding sequence ATGACGCAGCACATCCATGAAGAAAAACAGTCCGGAGAGAACGATCCGTTGGAGGCATCTGTAAAACAGATCAGCCGGTCCGCGGGTAATGAGGTATTTCCGGAGGACGAAAAGGCGGCGTTATGGGATCGTATTAAAAATGACTTTACACTAGAACAGCCACGTTATCGCAGGATAGGTTGGAAAGCAGTGGCCGCTGCAGCTGCTGTACTGATAGCTGCCACATGGTGGCTGTTGCCGGACAAGGCACAGAAAGAAGAAAGCGGTATCCTGCAGTTCGCGAAACAACAACATATTTCAGATACCACTACGGAAACCAGGCTTATGCTGGGTAATAACCGGCAAATGACAGTAAACGGTACCAATGCCACGCTGAAATACAATCAGCAGGGGGTATTGGTGAATAATACGCAACAGGTGGATCAGGAACATAACGGGGAACAATATAACACCCTCATTGTTCCATATGGCCGCCGTGCCCACATTACGCTGGAAGATGGTACGGTAGCCTGGCTGAATGCAGGTTCCAGGATGATCTATCCTGTTGCGTTTGATGGGCTGAAAAGAGAAGTGTTCCTGGAAGGGGAGGCTTACTTTGATGTGTCGCAGAAAGCAGGCGTTCCGTTTTTTGTTTATACAAATAATCTCCGCACCACGGTATTGGGAACCGGTTTCAATGTAAGTGCGTATGCGGATGATGCAGAGCAATCTGTTGTGCTGGTGACCGGTAATGTAAAGGTGAAAGCCAACAGCAGCGATAAAGAGCAATTACTGTCACCCGGAGAGAAAGCCGGTTTTAATGGCCTGCAACTCAGTAAGCAGATCGTTAATACCCTGGAATATACTTCCTGGAAAGACGGAAAGTTACAATTTGAACATGCACCATTAAATCATATAATAAAGAGACTAGGCAGGTATTTTAACATTCGTATCACCTTACAAGCCAACGAACAAGCAACATTCTCCGGAGATCTTGATCTGGCGGACGATGTAGAAACAGTGCTGGATGCCGTGAGCGTCAGTACAGGATTAACTTACAAACGTACAGAAGAGGGATTCATCTTTAAAAAATAA
- a CDS encoding RagB/SusD family nutrient uptake outer membrane protein, translating to MKMKFSYICIAAFSIMVALTGCEKFLTNDHPTRIADNEWWTTEANAIGALGSIYAGVPDGSSGRNVMLTSGLSDEAVNRGDHIGKYDLYTRGLQNPTWDVAEWIWRDNYLDIRRANRFLENVDKCFMDSLLRDRMKYEARALRAYYHLECLLFFGRIPISTVSLTPEENKLKRNTVDEVYNFILTELNTCGEKLPKEYSNEEAWRISSGTCYALIVRMAMYFKKYDVAIDAAKKVISSGVYRLHRSTNATVNSYAELFTYTGELNKERIWYRRDGCGTAWTRFAPAGIGGETYLSPTNTVVDNFETKQGFTIRELGADSLLAYRINPNFKNNRDPRLTGAVLFPGQNFIDASYILKPFDPNPLNLDRIGQQKSTATGFWVRKYLDAKDRQAKSGTLDFMFIRYAEVLLSYAEALVESGDWQNPDVITHLNDIRNRAGMPPVAVARYNSQETLRTLIRRERQAELCFEGQRFFDIRRWGTVSTVMNGEVFGATDPATGIATKVQDRAYTARDYYWPIPEKEMLSNPNMEQNDDY from the coding sequence ATGAAAATGAAATTTTCCTACATATGCATTGCTGCCTTTTCTATCATGGTAGCATTAACAGGATGTGAAAAATTCCTGACCAACGATCATCCTACCCGTATTGCAGATAATGAATGGTGGACAACGGAAGCCAATGCCATCGGCGCATTGGGTTCTATTTACGCAGGTGTGCCGGACGGTTCCAGCGGAAGGAATGTAATGCTTACTTCAGGCCTGAGCGATGAAGCAGTGAACCGTGGAGATCATATCGGGAAATACGATCTGTACACCCGTGGATTACAAAACCCTACCTGGGATGTAGCGGAATGGATCTGGCGTGATAACTACCTGGATATCCGCCGTGCCAACAGGTTCCTGGAGAATGTAGATAAATGCTTCATGGATTCCCTTTTACGGGATCGTATGAAATATGAAGCAAGGGCGCTGCGGGCTTATTATCACCTGGAATGCCTGTTGTTCTTTGGCCGTATTCCTATTTCCACTGTTTCACTCACACCAGAGGAAAATAAGCTTAAACGTAATACGGTAGATGAAGTGTATAACTTTATCCTCACGGAGCTGAATACCTGCGGCGAGAAATTACCAAAAGAATACTCCAATGAAGAAGCCTGGCGTATCTCCAGTGGTACCTGTTATGCCCTGATCGTTCGTATGGCCATGTATTTCAAGAAGTATGATGTGGCCATCGATGCTGCAAAGAAAGTGATCTCCTCTGGTGTGTACAGGTTACACCGCAGTACAAACGCCACTGTAAACAGTTATGCGGAGTTGTTCACTTACACGGGCGAACTCAATAAAGAACGTATCTGGTATCGCAGGGATGGTTGCGGTACTGCATGGACAAGGTTTGCACCTGCGGGCATTGGCGGTGAAACTTATTTGTCTCCCACCAACACCGTAGTGGATAATTTTGAAACAAAACAGGGTTTCACCATCCGGGAGCTGGGTGCAGATTCTTTACTGGCCTACAGGATCAATCCTAACTTTAAAAACAACCGGGATCCCAGGTTAACCGGCGCAGTACTGTTCCCCGGCCAGAACTTCATTGATGCCAGCTACATTCTGAAACCTTTCGACCCTAACCCATTGAACCTGGACAGGATCGGTCAGCAGAAATCCACTGCCACCGGTTTCTGGGTACGTAAATATCTCGATGCCAAGGACAGGCAGGCGAAGTCCGGTACGCTGGACTTCATGTTCATCCGTTACGCAGAAGTATTGCTGAGCTATGCAGAAGCCCTCGTGGAAAGTGGCGACTGGCAAAACCCGGATGTTATCACTCACCTGAATGATATCCGTAACCGTGCCGGCATGCCGCCCGTAGCAGTTGCCCGTTACAACTCTCAGGAAACCCTGCGCACCCTCATCCGCAGAGAACGCCAGGCAGAGCTGTGCTTTGAAGGGCAACGTTTCTTCGACATCCGCCGCTGGGGCACCGTAAGTACCGTAATGAACGGAGAAGTATTTGGCGCAACTGACCCCGCCACCGGTATTGCTACCAAGGTGCAGGACAGGGCCTATACCGCCAGGGACTACTACTGGCCTATTCCGGAAAAGGAGATGCTCTCTAATCCCAATATGGAACAAAACGACGACTATTAA
- a CDS encoding family 16 glycoside hydrolase, producing MKKILLIAACCIAQMAVMAQPKQDNRAAHTKIADLLAQQPAKNKAALQANMDALSELGEEGITGMAAMLAAPGKGDNTALEYALAGYAFYVTQPGKENQRAMAAKAFGKALDLVKDKEHKSFFIVQLQQVGNDASVSVLQPYLLDERLCDPAARTLVKINTPAAQKALLAALPQVNGRNRQILVEVIGDGRVADATPALLPLLNQQDQMLTKTTLYALAHIADPAAGTALSGAAAKAGYKYDVTNATASYLLYAQQLHAKGQSAAAAKIAQTLLKEAKAADQVHVRTAALYLLNQVDGSKNLPVLLSAVNDPQPEFRDAALKYAGSALDPAATALWIKSLAKANNGGKAAVIGMLGNNKATEAVPVILKALTDKDAGVRLAAIKAAGQAGGTQAIPALLAVMKKGDAKEVAAVQGVLKTIKGDEVAQQAAAAIPAMPAAAQVALIDVVAARKADKQVAPVLALTTSSNESVRTAAINGLQDIVTTENLPAIFKLLSAAENAKDIKALQAAVINSGADANAVKTQMAQEAPAKKERYYAILAGIGGADAMNEVSAAFEKGTASQKQAAVSALNEWKDGSAAGTLLNIARADAAYRTTALNGYVRLAKAAATADQRLLMLTNAMELAQDARLKKAILQQAEQCKTFPALIFAGNFLDDAAVQQEAAIAVMNIALADKTYSGAIVRGLLEKTSKVLKGGDADYQREAIRKYLSEMPAGEGYVSMFNGKDLSGWKGLVADPIKRAKMDAATLKKEQEKADVKMKEGWSAKDGLLVFGGHGDNLCTEKKYGDFEMFVDWKITKDGDAGIYLRGTPQVQIWDTSRRDVGAQVGSGGLYNNQKNESKPLKLADNAIGEWNNFHIIMKGDRVTVYLNGELVVNNVMLENYWDRKLPIFAEEQLELQAHGTYVAYRNLYIREFEKVKPFELSEAEKKEGYKILFDGTNMHEWTGNTTSYIIENGDIVCYPKNGGGGNLYTKDEYADFVYRMEFQLTPGANNGLGIRAPLTGDAAYQGMELQILDNEADIYKNLQVYQYHGSVYGVIPAKRGFLKPVGEWNYEQVTVKGTRITVELNGTVITDGDIAEPRDKGTLDHKDHPGLKNTTGHIGFLGHGSVVRFRNIRIKDLTKK from the coding sequence ATGAAGAAGATTCTATTAATAGCTGCATGTTGTATCGCGCAGATGGCCGTAATGGCACAGCCGAAGCAGGATAACCGTGCCGCACACACTAAAATAGCAGACCTGCTGGCTCAGCAGCCTGCAAAGAACAAAGCCGCCTTACAGGCCAATATGGACGCACTGTCTGAATTGGGTGAAGAGGGCATCACGGGCATGGCCGCTATGCTGGCTGCACCCGGTAAAGGTGATAACACCGCGCTGGAATATGCGCTGGCCGGTTATGCCTTTTATGTAACACAACCCGGTAAAGAAAACCAGCGTGCAATGGCTGCCAAAGCATTTGGCAAGGCGTTGGACCTGGTAAAGGATAAAGAACATAAATCCTTCTTTATCGTTCAGCTGCAACAGGTAGGTAACGACGCTTCTGTAAGCGTACTGCAACCCTATCTGCTGGACGAACGCCTCTGCGACCCCGCTGCCCGTACACTGGTGAAGATCAACACTCCCGCTGCACAGAAAGCCCTGCTGGCTGCATTGCCCCAGGTAAATGGCCGCAATAGGCAAATACTGGTGGAAGTGATCGGAGATGGCCGGGTAGCAGATGCCACGCCGGCATTGCTGCCCCTGCTCAACCAGCAGGACCAGATGCTCACTAAAACCACCCTCTATGCCCTTGCGCATATCGCCGATCCTGCTGCTGGCACCGCATTGTCCGGCGCAGCAGCAAAAGCAGGTTATAAGTACGATGTAACGAACGCTACTGCTTCTTATCTCCTGTATGCGCAGCAATTGCATGCGAAAGGCCAAAGTGCTGCAGCGGCTAAGATTGCACAGACATTACTGAAAGAAGCCAAAGCGGCAGACCAGGTACATGTGCGCACAGCCGCATTATACTTGCTCAACCAGGTAGATGGCAGCAAAAACCTGCCGGTGCTACTCTCTGCAGTGAATGATCCGCAACCTGAATTCCGCGATGCCGCATTAAAATATGCAGGCAGTGCCCTGGATCCCGCTGCTACAGCGCTCTGGATCAAATCCCTGGCAAAAGCGAATAACGGTGGCAAAGCAGCCGTGATCGGCATGCTGGGTAATAATAAAGCAACGGAAGCCGTACCCGTTATCCTCAAAGCATTAACGGATAAGGATGCCGGCGTAAGGCTGGCGGCTATTAAAGCAGCAGGCCAGGCTGGCGGAACACAGGCTATCCCTGCCTTGCTGGCTGTGATGAAGAAAGGTGATGCAAAAGAAGTGGCTGCCGTTCAGGGTGTATTGAAAACCATTAAGGGAGATGAAGTAGCGCAACAGGCTGCTGCTGCTATTCCTGCTATGCCTGCCGCCGCACAGGTGGCATTGATAGATGTGGTAGCTGCCCGAAAAGCAGATAAACAGGTTGCCCCGGTACTGGCACTTACAACATCTTCCAATGAAAGTGTTCGCACAGCAGCTATCAATGGTTTACAGGATATCGTAACCACAGAGAACCTGCCCGCTATATTCAAACTGTTATCCGCAGCAGAAAATGCTAAAGATATCAAAGCATTGCAGGCAGCCGTGATCAATTCCGGTGCTGACGCAAATGCTGTTAAAACACAGATGGCACAGGAAGCGCCTGCTAAGAAAGAACGTTACTATGCTATCCTTGCCGGCATCGGTGGGGCTGATGCCATGAACGAAGTGAGTGCTGCATTTGAAAAAGGTACTGCCTCCCAGAAGCAGGCTGCCGTATCTGCCCTGAATGAATGGAAAGATGGCAGCGCAGCCGGTACGCTCCTGAATATTGCCCGTGCTGATGCAGCATATCGTACAACTGCACTGAATGGTTATGTACGCCTGGCAAAAGCGGCCGCTACGGCGGACCAGCGTTTGCTGATGCTTACCAATGCTATGGAACTGGCACAGGATGCACGTTTGAAGAAAGCCATCCTGCAACAGGCAGAACAATGCAAAACATTCCCCGCACTGATCTTCGCCGGTAACTTCCTGGATGATGCAGCAGTACAGCAGGAAGCTGCGATAGCCGTGATGAACATTGCACTGGCAGACAAAACCTACAGCGGCGCAATTGTACGTGGCCTGCTGGAAAAAACTTCCAAAGTACTGAAAGGTGGTGATGCGGATTATCAGCGTGAAGCCATTCGTAAATACCTTTCTGAAATGCCTGCCGGCGAAGGATATGTATCCATGTTCAATGGTAAGGACCTCAGCGGCTGGAAAGGCCTTGTAGCTGATCCCATCAAACGTGCTAAAATGGATGCTGCCACTCTGAAAAAAGAACAGGAGAAGGCGGATGTGAAAATGAAAGAAGGATGGAGCGCGAAAGACGGCTTGCTGGTATTCGGCGGTCACGGAGATAATCTCTGCACTGAAAAGAAATACGGCGATTTTGAAATGTTCGTGGACTGGAAGATCACCAAAGATGGCGATGCCGGTATCTATTTACGCGGTACACCGCAGGTACAGATCTGGGATACCTCCCGCAGGGATGTAGGCGCCCAGGTTGGTTCCGGTGGTTTGTATAATAACCAGAAGAACGAAAGCAAACCACTGAAACTGGCGGATAACGCTATTGGTGAGTGGAATAACTTCCACATTATCATGAAGGGAGACCGTGTAACGGTATACCTGAACGGAGAACTGGTAGTGAACAATGTTATGCTGGAAAACTACTGGGACCGCAAGCTGCCCATCTTTGCAGAAGAGCAGCTGGAGCTGCAGGCACATGGTACCTATGTAGCTTACCGCAATCTCTATATCCGCGAGTTTGAGAAAGTAAAACCTTTCGAGCTCAGTGAAGCAGAAAAGAAAGAAGGGTACAAGATCCTGTTCGATGGCACCAACATGCACGAATGGACAGGAAACACTACCAGCTATATCATTGAGAACGGCGATATCGTTTGTTATCCGAAGAACGGTGGCGGCGGTAATCTTTATACCAAAGATGAATATGCTGATTTTGTTTACCGCATGGAATTCCAGCTTACTCCCGGCGCTAACAACGGGTTGGGTATCCGCGCTCCGCTCACAGGGGATGCTGCTTACCAGGGTATGGAATTACAGATCCTGGATAACGAAGCAGATATCTATAAGAACCTGCAGGTTTACCAGTATCATGGTTCTGTATATGGTGTGATCCCTGCCAAACGCGGTTTCCTCAAGCCGGTAGGAGAGTGGAACTATGAGCAGGTGACCGTAAAGGGTACACGTATCACCGTAGAACTGAACGGCACTGTGATCACAGACGGTGATATTGCTGAACCACGTGATAAAGGTACTTTGGATCATAAAGACCATCCCGGTCTGAAAAATACTACCGGGCACATTGGTTTCCTGGGCCATGGTTCTGTGGTACGCTTCAGGAACATCCGCATTAAGGACCTTACAAAGAAATAA
- a CDS encoding TonB-dependent receptor produces the protein MKLSLFLLLVTTTCAFSSESYSQGRLSIKLEGGSLPELFSQIKQQSSWRIFYKDELMLNERKVSLDVKDKDIREVLDLALADTKLTYRIIRKQVAIVEKEDRLFYMPIVADSGFIVKGRIFDTKEPPSGIPGVTIRIKDSNKGVMADADGYFSINAEKNDVLVFSLMGFEPQEYTVTKATNSLTISLKENISALDEVVVVGLSEMQRKHIASAVGSLNVESQIAGKPVTQISQSLQGGVTGLQVRQGSGLPGGDAATIKIRGLSTTNSGGGSPLVLVDGIPMDMNFIDPLTVESVTVLKDAAAAAIYGARAGNGVILVTTKRGVPGRVQVTYDGYYGIQTPSTMPKLVDAATYMKMYNEAQVNAGKPIFYSQNDIDQTIAGTDPIKYPNTDWQKEVIDRTTPITSHSLSVSGGNNMARFALSANYQYHGGMVPDNDSKKYNIRANTSVSLSKKFLVFMDMMAIKRNVTYPNRPNDFAGNRILEDVYRVPPTILPKYPSRPGKPDSYGRYVDIANPVAYAEKGGDRRYESMQSSINLQPKWEVFPGFNLKGQFSYRLNSDATRTRRDNFYFFDYYNNNLVQTWALQRTYETARGTYYYASGSADYTFDLKKHHFFAMLGTSVEQQQSGEWDIASMFSTFAKVNYSYDDKYLLEAAVRMDGSSKFGPGHKYGYFPSVAVGWNVHKENFLKDSRSISNLKLRASYGQLGNQDIGAYRYQNLINTSSGVEEVWGNPDITWETVKMTDLGFDLGLFKNKVEVTFDYYDKKTSGILLEPPVSYVGGLGLVPLNAGEVSNKGWELAVNYNERVNKDFGFSIRPGITYNRNRILLLIGGPYIQPALNTSTINQNGGPVFGIYGYEANGLLQTSDFGTDGKGLVPLAVGQKPGDIRYVDQNADGLIDSRDQKLIGNSNPEYNYFANFKVDYKNWDLEWLIQGVSHADIAMKGMLAYPLDMSADGGVPTQYYAENYWTPERPNARFPRLNVAPESNKASSTFWFQNGAYMRMKFIQLGYNLRSAKLKRAGIQGVRLYANAQNPFVITSMKLVDPESQGNQWTYGIMKTYMVGATVQF, from the coding sequence ATGAAGCTAAGTCTCTTTTTATTGTTGGTCACAACCACCTGTGCCTTTTCATCTGAATCGTACTCTCAGGGCCGGCTGAGCATTAAGCTGGAAGGAGGTAGCCTGCCTGAGCTGTTCTCACAGATCAAGCAGCAAAGCAGCTGGCGCATCTTTTATAAAGACGAATTGATGCTCAATGAGCGGAAAGTAAGCCTGGATGTAAAAGACAAAGACATCCGGGAAGTGCTGGACCTCGCATTGGCTGATACTAAACTTACCTACCGCATTATTCGCAAGCAGGTGGCTATTGTTGAGAAAGAGGACCGCTTGTTTTATATGCCTATTGTGGCGGATAGCGGTTTTATCGTAAAAGGTCGCATCTTCGACACCAAGGAACCACCCAGCGGTATTCCCGGTGTTACGATCCGCATCAAGGATTCAAATAAAGGAGTAATGGCGGATGCAGATGGCTATTTCTCCATCAACGCAGAGAAGAACGACGTACTCGTGTTTAGCCTGATGGGTTTTGAGCCCCAGGAATATACTGTAACAAAAGCAACCAACAGTTTAACGATCTCCCTTAAAGAAAATATTTCCGCATTGGATGAAGTGGTAGTAGTGGGGCTTTCCGAAATGCAACGTAAGCACATTGCAAGTGCTGTAGGATCTCTAAATGTAGAATCGCAGATAGCAGGGAAACCCGTTACACAAATATCCCAGTCATTACAGGGTGGTGTAACCGGTTTACAGGTACGCCAGGGTTCAGGTTTACCAGGTGGTGATGCGGCTACTATCAAGATCAGGGGGCTCAGTACCACTAACTCAGGTGGCGGCAGTCCGCTGGTATTGGTAGATGGTATTCCTATGGATATGAACTTTATTGACCCGCTCACGGTAGAAAGTGTAACCGTATTAAAAGATGCAGCAGCGGCTGCTATCTACGGCGCCCGTGCTGGTAACGGGGTGATCCTCGTAACTACTAAGCGGGGCGTACCGGGAAGGGTACAGGTTACCTATGATGGCTATTATGGAATTCAAACCCCATCCACTATGCCTAAACTGGTAGATGCTGCTACTTACATGAAGATGTATAACGAAGCGCAGGTAAATGCAGGCAAACCTATTTTCTATAGCCAGAACGATATTGATCAAACCATTGCAGGAACTGATCCAATTAAATATCCAAATACAGACTGGCAGAAAGAAGTGATAGACAGAACAACACCTATCACCAGTCATTCACTATCAGTAAGTGGTGGTAATAACATGGCCCGTTTTGCTTTATCAGCCAACTATCAGTATCATGGCGGTATGGTGCCGGATAACGATTCTAAGAAATATAATATCCGTGCCAATACTTCCGTATCCCTGAGCAAGAAGTTCCTGGTATTTATGGATATGATGGCGATCAAAAGGAATGTGACCTATCCAAACAGACCGAATGATTTCGCTGGTAACCGGATATTGGAAGATGTATACAGGGTGCCTCCCACTATTTTACCAAAATATCCATCCAGACCCGGAAAGCCCGATAGCTATGGACGTTATGTAGACATCGCAAACCCCGTGGCTTACGCTGAAAAAGGTGGAGACAGAAGGTATGAATCTATGCAAAGCAGTATCAATCTGCAGCCCAAATGGGAAGTGTTCCCTGGTTTCAATTTAAAAGGCCAGTTCAGTTATCGCCTGAATAGTGATGCTACCCGTACCCGCAGGGATAATTTTTACTTCTTTGATTATTATAACAACAACCTGGTGCAGACATGGGCACTTCAACGTACTTATGAAACTGCAAGAGGTACTTATTATTACGCCAGTGGTTCTGCTGATTATACTTTTGACTTAAAGAAGCATCATTTCTTTGCCATGCTGGGAACTTCAGTGGAACAACAGCAGAGTGGCGAGTGGGATATAGCTTCCATGTTCAGCACCTTCGCTAAAGTGAACTATTCTTATGATGATAAATACTTGCTGGAAGCAGCAGTCCGGATGGATGGATCATCCAAGTTCGGCCCCGGGCATAAGTATGGTTATTTCCCCTCAGTAGCAGTAGGCTGGAACGTACATAAAGAAAACTTCCTGAAAGATTCCCGCTCCATCAGTAACCTTAAGCTCAGAGCTTCTTACGGCCAGCTGGGTAACCAGGATATCGGCGCCTATCGTTATCAGAACCTGATCAATACCAGCAGCGGGGTAGAAGAGGTTTGGGGTAACCCGGATATTACCTGGGAAACAGTAAAGATGACAGACCTTGGTTTTGATCTGGGCCTGTTCAAAAATAAAGTAGAAGTAACCTTTGATTACTACGATAAGAAAACCAGTGGTATCCTGTTAGAACCCCCGGTTTCTTATGTGGGTGGTTTAGGGCTGGTTCCGCTCAATGCAGGTGAAGTAAGTAACAAAGGCTGGGAGCTAGCTGTGAATTATAATGAAAGGGTGAATAAAGACTTTGGCTTCTCCATCCGCCCCGGTATCACTTATAACAGGAACAGGATCCTATTGCTCATCGGAGGCCCATACATTCAGCCAGCTTTGAATACGAGTACCATTAACCAGAATGGAGGTCCTGTTTTCGGTATTTATGGTTACGAAGCAAATGGACTGCTGCAAACCTCGGACTTTGGAACAGATGGAAAGGGGTTAGTACCGTTGGCTGTAGGGCAAAAACCAGGGGATATCCGGTATGTGGATCAAAATGCTGATGGCCTGATTGATTCAAGGGATCAGAAACTGATCGGTAATTCAAACCCTGAGTATAATTACTTCGCCAACTTTAAAGTGGATTATAAGAACTGGGACCTTGAGTGGCTCATACAAGGCGTGTCTCATGCTGATATAGCCATGAAAGGAATGCTGGCGTATCCACTGGATATGTCTGCTGATGGCGGTGTTCCTACCCAGTATTATGCAGAGAACTACTGGACGCCGGAAAGACCAAATGCCCGTTTTCCCCGCCTGAACGTAGCACCGGAAAGTAACAAAGCATCTTCTACATTCTGGTTCCAGAATGGTGCATATATGCGCATGAAATTTATTCAACTGGGTTATAACCTTCGCAGCGCAAAATTAAAACGTGCCGGTATACAGGGTGTGAGATTATACGCAAATGCCCAGAATCCTTTTGTGATCACCAGCATGAAGCTCGTTGATCCGGAAAGCCAGGGTAACCAGTGGACGTATGGTATTATGAAAACCTATATGGTGGGTGCAACTGTTCAATTCTAA
- a CDS encoding Gfo/Idh/MocA family oxidoreductase, with the protein MGKKEIHSSRRSFLRNSVGALAAFTIVPRHVLGRGYLAPSDTLTKAVIGTGGMGRGHFEYAGTKVVAICDVDKSHIQKGLDALGEKARGVKTFSDYREVIQLPEVDIVHVATPPHWHGIIAADAARAGKDIWCEKPMTATIGEGKRLVEAVQQHGRIFRLNTWFRFSDRFYGMGTTVEPIKKLVDSGLLGWPLKVTVSKHTGFDWKFYWVGKTNLEQQSVPKELDYDMWLGPAPYKPYNPHRVHGTFRGYWDYDGGGLGDMGQHYLDPVQYFLGKDDTSPVKVEIDAPQQHFDAVGTWRKITYTYADGCQIILDGAGTETKAAYIEGPKGKLYPGFKSDIPDLEKKLAAFPDPAPQVTDFVGAVKNRQKFALNEENGHRSATIVNMGKIALQLGRDLQFDPVKQEFINDEGANRLIFQPMRGPWTI; encoded by the coding sequence ATGGGAAAGAAAGAAATCCATTCTTCCAGGAGGTCCTTCCTCAGGAACTCCGTGGGGGCCTTGGCTGCATTCACTATCGTACCCCGCCACGTATTAGGGCGCGGTTACCTGGCACCCAGTGATACCCTTACAAAAGCAGTTATCGGTACAGGCGGCATGGGCCGCGGTCACTTTGAGTACGCAGGCACCAAAGTAGTAGCTATTTGCGATGTGGACAAAAGTCACATCCAGAAAGGACTGGACGCTTTAGGCGAAAAGGCCAGAGGCGTTAAAACCTTCAGCGACTATCGTGAGGTGATCCAGCTGCCAGAGGTAGACATCGTTCACGTTGCTACCCCGCCGCACTGGCATGGTATCATTGCTGCAGATGCAGCACGCGCAGGAAAGGACATCTGGTGCGAAAAGCCCATGACGGCCACCATCGGCGAAGGCAAACGCCTCGTTGAAGCGGTTCAGCAGCATGGACGGATCTTCCGGCTCAATACCTGGTTCCGTTTCTCGGACAGATTTTATGGTATGGGCACTACGGTGGAACCCATCAAAAAATTAGTGGACAGCGGTTTGCTCGGCTGGCCGTTAAAAGTAACCGTGAGCAAACACACGGGCTTTGACTGGAAATTCTACTGGGTGGGTAAAACCAACCTGGAACAACAATCCGTTCCAAAAGAACTGGATTATGATATGTGGTTAGGCCCTGCTCCCTATAAACCCTATAACCCTCACCGTGTGCATGGCACTTTCAGAGGCTATTGGGATTACGATGGCGGTGGTCTGGGCGATATGGGCCAGCACTACCTGGACCCTGTTCAGTACTTCCTGGGCAAGGATGATACCAGCCCTGTGAAAGTGGAAATAGATGCACCACAGCAGCACTTCGATGCAGTAGGCACCTGGCGTAAGATCACCTATACTTATGCAGATGGCTGCCAGATCATATTGGATGGTGCAGGCACTGAAACCAAGGCAGCTTATATTGAAGGGCCGAAAGGCAAGCTGTACCCGGGTTTCAAATCAGATATCCCGGACCTGGAAAAGAAATTGGCTGCATTCCCTGATCCTGCTCCACAGGTAACAGATTTTGTAGGCGCCGTTAAGAACCGTCAGAAATTTGCGCTGAACGAAGAGAACGGGCACCGCTCTGCTACCATTGTGAATATGGGTAAGATTGCATTGCAATTAGGCCGCGATCTTCAGTTCGATCCGGTAAAACAGGAGTTCATCAACGATGAAGGCGCTAACAGGCTGATCTTTCAACCGATGCGCGGACCGTGGACCATCTAA